The DNA window AGCCGGCCAAGGTGGTCTCGAAGGGAGAAATCCCGAGCCCGGTGAACGTCCCCCCAGGGTGTAGCTTCCATTCCCGCTGCCCGTATGTCATGGACGTCTGCAGGAGTACCGATCCGAAGATGATCTCCCTGGGCGGACGCCATACCGTACGGTGCCATCTGTACTCCGAAGGGGAGCAGTCTATCGTTGCCTCGCTGACAG is part of the Bacillota bacterium genome and encodes:
- a CDS encoding oligopeptide/dipeptide ABC transporter ATP-binding protein — protein: MVSKGEIPSPVNVPPGCSFHSRCPYVMDVCRSTDPKMISLGGRHTVRCHLYSEGEQSIVASLTGTARS